Below is a window of Vibrio gazogenes DNA.
TTGGACAATCACCTTCCCAATTTAGAAATCAGCCTGAGTGGCGCTCTTGGCACTCAAAGTATGAATATCGTCCACCGATAACAGGAGAAAGTGTAATGGATGTTCAAATCGTAGATTTCGAAAAAAGAAAAGTGGCATTGATTGAACATAAAGGTAGCCCGCGACTGATATACGAGACGGTAGCCAAGTTCATAAATTGGAGAAAATCAACAGGTTTGTCTCCAATCAAAACCAGCGAAACATTTGGAATTCCTCACTCTGACCCAAGCGATACGCCAGATGATGAGTTCCAGTTTGATGTCTGTGGCTCACACGAAGGAGAGGTTCCAGCAAACGCCTATGGTGTTAAAACTGGAATAATACCAAGTGGCAAGTGCGCCATGGCGATCCATAAGGGAAGCCATGACAGTATTGGCAACACCGTGTATCACTTGTATCAAAAATGGCTGCCAGATAGCGGCGAAGAATTGAGAGACTTCCCTTGTTTCTTCCGTTACTTAAATTTTATTCATGAAGTAGAAGAATGTGAGTTGTTAACGGAGATCTATCTACCGATTAAATAGTAAGCAGATATGAGCGGTGGTCAGCATATTGATACAAAAACAAACCACCGCCGATTTGTTACGCGTTGCTTGGTTTTGGGAATAAATAAGCATCGTCATTCCGCTGCTTAACATAACCATAAGTATTGAAAACCAGTCGTGAAAGTTATCAGCCCAAAATTTCGCCGGAACACAATGGGGCATCAACATTGAAGAAAAGGCAGCGTATCGATGAGAGCGCAGCCTTTTTAGTATGATACTTTAACACTCAATATGAGACTTTACTCTTATCACACATTTCTTTGAGCCAACGTCTATACCGAGTCTCCGACGCCGCATATTTATTTTTTGCCATAAAAAACCGCTATCCCATGCAGATAAAACAAGCATAAGGACAACGGTTTGAGTATGCAACTCTATTACTTATCTTCTGTGAAGATCTATATCAGCGTTTCACTTCTATGAATCAACAGGATTTTTCTGAAAGTCTATCAAATCTGTACGTTTTACCGATTTTATTGATTTGTTTTGGATCTAGAACAAATTGCTCATCGTTATAACGACAATAAACGACCCAATGCCAAGTGTACTCGAACTCACGATAGTTGATCGCTAAAATAGCCAAATCGGGAAGTGAATTCATACTCTTGAACTTTCTACGGCGACCACTATTTCAAGATTAAATACAGCGTCTAATTTCCTTAAATCAGACGCTGTTGTATAGAAAACGTCATCATTTCCAAGAGTTAAAACATCGAATGCAATTTCCTTAACTGTTTGGTATTTTGTACTCGCCAATATTGCGATACATGCATCACCCACTTGCTAATCCAATTCTTCTGTTGAAGCTGTCATTTTTACCACTTTATAAAACTTAACCCCCAAATCTCGGTCTAATTCAACATGATAATCTTTATTGACTTCATCACAGTTTTCATCCTTTGATATATCACCAAATAAAACATAATTTAAACCTCCATCTCGCTGTGATGACCCGAATATGATGCCATGAAAGAACCCATTCTTATAATTGCGAATAGTTTCCGCAAACATCTGGGTCTCTATATAACTTATATCGGTTGCCCTGAATGGTCTAGAAATCAGTTCATGGATAGACCCCAATAGATATCTGTTTTGAAAGGATTTGTCATTTATTGGATCATCAAGAATATTAGCGTCTTTGGGGAGCATTTTATCCAGAAGGGTAAAATCAAAAAAGTTGAGGTCTTTGGTGCTCACGAATTCCCCGATTGCAATGGTGTCATTAACATAGGGACGAAGCTCTGCTATCGCTGTTTGAGGATCACTTGCAGTATACATAAAGGATATTCCTGAAGGACTCATTCGATTGTTTGCAGCAAGAAAGTCTGGCGGTGCACCAAGTTCTACCTCTGGATTTGAAGAGATAGCTCTTTTGTGAGAATCATCCTTGGCTAGACGTCCCCGATAGAAAATATTTCCTTTTTTTATTGTTTTCAACGCTGAGTTGAATTCTTCATTTTTCTCCACAGAATACATACATGCTCCAATCAAATCTTCATAAAATCGAGAGGCACCTGTATGGGTGAAACGGCGGATATGCTTAAGCTCTCTGGAAAAATTATTCCATTGCTCAATGGATTCTTTTTCGCATTCTTCTTTAAATACATCATCCACAATACTTATATAGCGCCCTTCTAATTGGAAATAAGACCCATTTTCCTGACACAGCAAGTGAGCGAGTTTTTTGAGTACTTGCTCATTATCATAAGTAAAGCGCTTCAAAACTTGATTAAGCGATATAGCTTCAGACATTTCGTCTTTAATTAGTTTATAATGGTTTTTGAGTTTACGTGTTAGCGTAAACACGAAATCCTCTAAAAGAATGCCATTGCATTTATCTTTCGAGCATATCAGACAATGTTTTTCAGAAAAAAAATCTCTATTTCGTGTATTAAAATAGTACGCTTTTTGGTTGCATTCTCCACAGATAACACCAACAGAGTCTCTAATCTCATTCAAATTATGTTCATACATTATATTTCTTAATCTCTTCATGGTGCTACAAATACTCCTATCGTATTAAAATACCATGATATCAAGGTTTTTCCCTTCATCGTCCTAGACAACTTTGGGTCGTCATTGAGTATCTTAATTAGTTTAATACGAATACTTTTTATATGGAAAAGAGCTTTAGTGAGGTGAATGCTTGGAGGCACATACGTGCTAGATGTTTGGAATCAATCTGACACGTATATGAACAATTTTATTTGAGCAACGGCAGTGTATAGATTATTGATTACCGCCATTTCAGGATGACACTTTAATACTCAGTATGAATCTTTATTAAACTAAACTATAAATAAAAAGTTTAAAATAGAGCATAATCAATACTCTTTAAATTGACAAAGTTAGAGTGATAGCTAAACTAATAATTAGATAAAAGGGATTTCATATGACTAGTCAATATCATTTAATTGCAACCAGCAGCGACCTGAACATCGGGAATGTAAATACTTTTCCAAACGAAGATGGGGAGCTTTCATACTCCGTCGATAAAACAAACTCTTATAAAGGGGTAAGCTTGTTGTTTGATCCTGTCGGAAATCCAATTTTTGAAGTTAATGCTTTTATATTAAGTAGGAGAATCATTGAAGGGTTAAAGGACACTAAACCCAGCTCGTTTGCCATGTTGTCTTACTTTCGTTTTCTAGATGCAAACAATATTAAGTGGGATGAATCGAATCATCATCTGAAACGTTATCCAATTTTCCTTTTCAGAAATAATCTTGAGAACCAGATTGCAAAAGGAAATTATTCACGAGAAACAGCTAAAGCATTCCTGTCGGTTGTAAGACGCTTTTATATGTTTTGCTACCGTCACGGATACATTTCCGAATTGCCATTCGATATACAAGGTGTGACCAAATATGGACAAAACATTACTGATTGCTCGATCCGCGGAGGATATAGCGGAACAAAATTAAGACCATTGGATGATCTCGACATTAGCCATGTCAGGAAAAACTGGGAAAACAATGGGCTATCTTATGAATTTCGTTTAGCAGTTTCTCTCTCCATTACGACAGGGTTAAGAGCAGTAGAAATATCAGATATCAAAAGAGATCACTTTTGTATACCCAAAGGCTTTGACGGAAAAACATTAACAGGAATACGTATCGGGCCAAGTAATGACTGTAAGACGAAATATGATTTAAATCGTGAAATATCTATGCCCGTATGGTTGATGAAAGCTTTCAACAGTTATCATGAAACAAGTAGGTACAAAAACCGGGCAACACTGTTTTATCAAGCAACAGGTAGCACCAACATTCCCGCATTATTGACTAAATCAGGAAATCCATTTAACACACAGATGCTTAATGTCTTGTGGGGTAAGCTACGTAAAGCCATTCGTCAACATGACAACAAACATTTCTCTCATCGTTTGCATGATTTACGGGCAACTTTTGGTGCCAATAAACTAGAAACATTACTAAATCTTGGTTCGCTGACAACAACTCAAGCACTAGCCCAACTAAAAAGTGAGATGGGTCATAAAGATCTCGCTACAACCATGAGATACCTGACCTATTGGGAAGGCAATCCTGAAAAAAATATGGTTCCGGAAGTAATGACCAATATACTTGATGGTATGACACAGCAGTTATGAAGAAAGATCAAATTAATAACAAAGCATTTAAGCATCGATACCGTTCTATACCGATTAAAGATATGTTAGTTGATAATACTGTTGAAAATATAACTCAGTATGAACAAATTTGGAAAAATGGTAGTGGTATCAACCGTAAGATTAACTTCAAAGAGTTAGAAAAGTACGCTTCATCTGAGCACATTAAATGGTTGATTACAAGATTTGAATCTTCAGGTTGGTCTGAAGCAAGTAAAGTATCGAACTATGGTTATATTAAAAGAGTATTCACTTGGAAGTATTCAATTAATGGTTCGAAAGATAATATCTGTTTTTCAACAGATATTTGTTCGGATTTTATTCGCTCAAACTATCTCTCTATGTTAGCTAATGGTGTTGGTGTAAAAGGCGAACCTA
It encodes the following:
- a CDS encoding AraC family transcriptional regulator, yielding MSVMKRHERQIKKVCDFIDGNLDDEFSLEQLSAVAASSKYHFHRIFKSFMGISAMQYVLLARMKRASFRLAFESEYSVTDIAFEARFESLEAFSRAFSRIFGQSPSQFRNQPEWRSWHSKYEYRPPITGESVMDVQIVDFEKRKVALIEHKGSPRLIYETVAKFINWRKSTGLSPIKTSETFGIPHSDPSDTPDDEFQFDVCGSHEGEVPANAYGVKTGIIPSGKCAMAIHKGSHDSIGNTVYHLYQKWLPDSGEELRDFPCFFRYLNFIHEVEECELLTEIYLPIK
- a CDS encoding RES family NAD+ phosphorylase, producing the protein MYEHNLNEIRDSVGVICGECNQKAYYFNTRNRDFFSEKHCLICSKDKCNGILLEDFVFTLTRKLKNHYKLIKDEMSEAISLNQVLKRFTYDNEQVLKKLAHLLCQENGSYFQLEGRYISIVDDVFKEECEKESIEQWNNFSRELKHIRRFTHTGASRFYEDLIGACMYSVEKNEEFNSALKTIKKGNIFYRGRLAKDDSHKRAISSNPEVELGAPPDFLAANNRMSPSGISFMYTASDPQTAIAELRPYVNDTIAIGEFVSTKDLNFFDFTLLDKMLPKDANILDDPINDKSFQNRYLLGSIHELISRPFRATDISYIETQMFAETIRNYKNGFFHGIIFGSSQRDGGLNYVLFGDISKDENCDEVNKDYHVELDRDLGVKFYKVVKMTASTEELD
- a CDS encoding tyrosine-type recombinase/integrase; its protein translation is MTSQYHLIATSSDLNIGNVNTFPNEDGELSYSVDKTNSYKGVSLLFDPVGNPIFEVNAFILSRRIIEGLKDTKPSSFAMLSYFRFLDANNIKWDESNHHLKRYPIFLFRNNLENQIAKGNYSRETAKAFLSVVRRFYMFCYRHGYISELPFDIQGVTKYGQNITDCSIRGGYSGTKLRPLDDLDISHVRKNWENNGLSYEFRLAVSLSITTGLRAVEISDIKRDHFCIPKGFDGKTLTGIRIGPSNDCKTKYDLNREISMPVWLMKAFNSYHETSRYKNRATLFYQATGSTNIPALLTKSGNPFNTQMLNVLWGKLRKAIRQHDNKHFSHRLHDLRATFGANKLETLLNLGSLTTTQALAQLKSEMGHKDLATTMRYLTYWEGNPEKNMVPEVMTNILDGMTQQL